The following proteins come from a genomic window of Enterobacter chengduensis:
- a CDS encoding SDR family NAD(P)-dependent oxidoreductase: MSERIALVTGGSRGLGKNAALKLAADGTGIILTYNRSQQEALDVVHEIQEKGVNAAALQLNVGDITRFDDFARQLQETLWAVWQRETFDYLLNNAGTGLYAPYTDTTEAQFDEALNIHFKGPFFLTQRLLPLLNDGGRILNVSSGLARFTQPGSGTYAAMKGAMEVLTRYQAKELGARGISVNIIAPGAIETDFGGGRVRDNADLNKLLASQTALGRVGLPDDIGDAIAALLSDRLGWMNAQRIEVSGGMFL, encoded by the coding sequence ATGAGTGAACGTATCGCATTAGTGACGGGTGGTAGCCGTGGTTTAGGTAAAAACGCGGCGTTAAAGCTGGCGGCAGACGGCACGGGAATTATCCTGACCTACAACCGTAGCCAGCAGGAAGCGCTGGACGTTGTGCATGAAATTCAGGAAAAAGGCGTTAACGCGGCGGCATTACAGCTCAATGTCGGGGATATCACGCGTTTTGACGATTTTGCCCGACAGCTTCAGGAAACCCTTTGGGCCGTCTGGCAGCGCGAAACATTTGACTATTTATTAAACAATGCCGGAACGGGTTTATATGCGCCCTATACCGACACCACGGAAGCCCAGTTTGATGAGGCGCTAAACATCCACTTCAAAGGACCGTTCTTCCTGACCCAGCGCCTGCTGCCGCTGCTTAACGACGGAGGACGGATCCTGAACGTCTCCAGCGGGCTGGCCCGCTTTACCCAGCCGGGCTCGGGGACCTACGCGGCCATGAAGGGGGCGATGGAAGTGCTAACGCGTTATCAGGCGAAAGAGCTGGGCGCGCGAGGAATTTCCGTCAACATCATTGCGCCCGGCGCGATAGAGACCGACTTTGGCGGCGGTCGCGTGCGCGACAATGCGGATTTGAATAAGCTGCTGGCCTCGCAGACGGCGCTGGGGCGCGTAGGGCTGCCGGACGATATTGGCGATGCGATTGCGGCACTGCTTAGCGATAGGCTGGGCTGGATGAATGCGCAACGTATTGAGGTCTCAGGCGGCATGTTCCTGTGA
- a CDS encoding sugar kinase, protein MSKKIAVIGECMIELSQKGAEVSRGFGGDTLNTSVYIARQVAPEALTVNYVTALGTDSFSQQMLEAWQSEHVDTSLIQRMENRLPGLYYIETDSTGERTFYYWRNEAAARFWLETDAATAVCEALASFDYLYLSGISLAILSPASREKLLSLLRECRANGGKVIFDNNYRPRLWASREETQQVYQQMLECTDIAFLTLDDEDALWGEKPVEDVIARTQAAGVSEVVIKRGAESCLVAVAGDAVVEVPAVKLAKENVIDTTAAGDSFSAGYLAVRLTGGTPEAAAQRGHLTASTVIQYRGAIIPREAMPA, encoded by the coding sequence ATGTCCAAAAAAATTGCCGTGATTGGCGAATGCATGATTGAGCTGTCACAAAAAGGCGCGGAAGTCAGCCGCGGATTCGGTGGCGATACGTTAAACACGTCCGTTTATATTGCCCGTCAGGTTGCGCCGGAGGCGCTCACCGTGAACTACGTCACCGCCCTGGGCACGGACAGCTTTAGCCAGCAAATGCTGGAGGCGTGGCAGAGTGAACATGTTGATACGTCGCTGATTCAGCGGATGGAAAACCGCCTTCCGGGGCTTTATTACATCGAAACCGACAGCACCGGTGAACGCACGTTTTATTACTGGCGTAACGAAGCTGCGGCCAGGTTCTGGCTGGAGACCGACGCGGCCACGGCCGTCTGTGAAGCGCTGGCAAGCTTTGACTATCTCTATCTGAGCGGGATCAGCCTGGCTATCCTCAGCCCTGCCAGCCGTGAAAAGTTGCTCTCGCTGCTGCGCGAGTGTCGTGCCAACGGCGGTAAGGTTATTTTCGACAACAACTATCGCCCGCGCCTGTGGGCCAGCCGCGAAGAGACGCAGCAGGTCTATCAGCAGATGCTGGAGTGCACCGACATCGCCTTCCTGACGCTCGACGATGAAGACGCCCTGTGGGGAGAGAAACCGGTAGAGGACGTGATTGCACGCACGCAGGCGGCAGGCGTAAGCGAAGTGGTGATTAAGCGCGGTGCGGAGTCGTGCCTGGTCGCGGTGGCGGGTGACGCGGTGGTTGAGGTTCCGGCGGTGAAGCTTGCCAAAGAGAACGTGATTGACACCACGGCGGCAGGCGATTCATTCAGCGCGGGTTATCTGGCGGTACGTCTGACGGGTGGAACGCCGGAAGCGGCGGCACAGCGTGGGCACCTGACGGCCAGCACCGTGATTCAGTATCGCGGGGCGATTATTCCGCGCGAGGCGATGCCTGCTTAA
- a CDS encoding LysR family transcriptional regulator, which yields MDKIHAMQLFVRVAELESFSRAAETLTLPKGSVSRQIQALENRLGTQLLHRTTRRVSLTQDGMVYYERAKDLLANLDELDGMFQHDPSSISGRLRVDMPVAVARNLVIPKLPAFLQHYPGIELELSSSDRLVDVIREGFDCVVRVGTLKDSGLIARPLGKLSVINCASPDYLARFGYPETLDDLGSHAVIHYTAMLGTRPQGFEFYNGSAAQWIKTGGVLTVNSTETYQAACLAGLGIIQVPRVGVRDLLRAKKLIEILPQYRAEPMPVSLIYPHRRNLSRRVHLFMEWLTELTKAYVD from the coding sequence ATGGATAAAATTCACGCAATGCAGTTGTTCGTCCGCGTCGCGGAACTGGAGAGTTTTTCCCGCGCGGCAGAAACGCTCACCCTGCCGAAAGGCAGCGTGTCACGGCAGATTCAGGCCCTGGAAAACCGGCTTGGCACCCAGCTACTGCACCGCACCACGCGCCGCGTGAGCCTGACGCAGGACGGCATGGTCTATTACGAGCGGGCAAAAGATCTGCTGGCAAACCTTGATGAGCTCGACGGGATGTTTCAGCACGATCCCTCCAGCATCAGCGGACGGCTCCGCGTGGATATGCCCGTCGCCGTTGCTCGAAATTTAGTCATACCTAAACTGCCTGCTTTTCTGCAGCACTATCCGGGCATTGAACTGGAACTCAGCAGCAGCGACCGTCTGGTGGACGTGATCCGTGAAGGGTTTGATTGCGTCGTCCGCGTCGGCACGCTGAAGGATTCGGGGCTGATTGCCCGCCCGCTGGGCAAGCTGTCGGTGATTAACTGCGCCAGTCCGGATTATCTGGCGCGATTTGGCTATCCGGAAACGCTGGATGATTTAGGCTCGCACGCCGTGATCCACTATACCGCGATGCTGGGAACTCGTCCCCAGGGCTTTGAGTTTTATAACGGCAGTGCGGCGCAGTGGATAAAAACGGGCGGGGTGTTGACCGTCAACAGCACCGAAACTTACCAGGCCGCCTGTCTCGCCGGGTTGGGCATTATTCAGGTTCCGCGGGTTGGCGTGCGTGATTTACTGCGCGCGAAGAAACTTATTGAGATCCTCCCGCAATACCGTGCCGAACCGATGCCTGTTTCCCTGATTTACCCCCATCGGCGCAACCTCTCCCGCCGGGTACATCTGTTCATGGAGTGGCTGACTGAGCTCACAAAAGCTTACGTGGACTAG
- a CDS encoding AsmA family protein — protein sequence MTRTTRVISWTAGIFLLLIVVVAIIIATFDWNRLKPTINQKVSTELNRPFAIRGDLGVVWERQKEEPGWRSWIPWPHVHADDIILGNPPDIPDVTMIHLPRVEATLAPLALFTKTVYLPWIKLQQPDARLIRLSEKNNNWTFNLASDGEKDPNAQPSSWSFRLDNILFDRGRIAIDDKVSKADVEILVDPLGKPLPFSEVTGTKAKGDKASVGDYVFGLTAKGRYNDQPLSGKGKIGGMLALRSEGTPFPVQADFRSGNTRVAFVGTVNDPMNMGGVDLQLKFAGDSLGELYDLTGVLLPDTPPFETDGHLVAKIDTEKSSVFDYRDFNGRIGDSDIHGTLTYTTGKPRPKLEGDVESRQLRLADLGPLIGVDSGKGTKSKEVKKDVQPAGKVLPYDRFETDKWNVMDADVRFKGGKIEHGSTLPISNLSTHILLKNADLRLQPLKFGMAGGTISSNIHLEGDKKPMQGRAEIQARRLKLKELMPNVELMQKTLGEMNGDADIRGVGNSVAALLGSGNGNLKLLMNDGLVSRNLMEILGLNVGNFVIGQIFGDDEVRVNCAAANLDLVNGVARPQIFAFDTENAVINVTGTASMASEQLDLTIDPESKGIRIITLRSPLYVRGTFKNPQAGVKPGPLIARGAVAAALATLVTPAAALLALISPSEGEANQCRTILSQMKK from the coding sequence ATGACAAGAACAACCAGGGTGATCTCCTGGACAGCAGGGATTTTCTTGTTGTTGATCGTGGTCGTCGCCATCATCATTGCGACGTTTGACTGGAACCGTCTCAAGCCGACCATCAACCAGAAAGTCTCAACCGAACTGAACCGCCCCTTCGCCATACGCGGCGATTTGGGTGTGGTATGGGAGCGCCAGAAAGAGGAGCCCGGCTGGCGTAGCTGGATCCCCTGGCCACACGTTCATGCCGACGACATCATTCTCGGCAACCCGCCGGATATCCCGGACGTCACCATGATCCACCTGCCGCGCGTTGAAGCTACGCTGGCTCCGCTGGCGCTCTTCACCAAAACCGTCTATCTGCCGTGGATCAAACTTCAGCAGCCGGACGCGCGCCTGATCCGTCTCTCGGAAAAAAACAACAACTGGACGTTTAACCTGGCCAGCGACGGCGAAAAAGATCCGAATGCCCAGCCTTCTTCCTGGTCGTTCCGTCTCGACAATATTCTCTTCGATCGCGGTCGGATCGCCATCGACGATAAGGTCAGCAAGGCCGACGTGGAGATCCTGGTCGATCCGCTGGGCAAGCCGCTGCCGTTTAGCGAGGTCACGGGCACGAAAGCCAAAGGTGACAAGGCAAGCGTAGGCGATTATGTCTTCGGCCTGACGGCGAAAGGGCGCTACAACGACCAGCCGCTCAGCGGTAAAGGGAAAATCGGCGGCATGCTGGCGCTGCGCAGCGAAGGCACCCCGTTCCCGGTGCAGGCGGACTTCCGCTCCGGTAACACCCGCGTGGCGTTCGTGGGGACGGTTAACGACCCGATGAACATGGGCGGCGTCGATCTGCAGCTGAAATTTGCCGGTGATTCGCTGGGCGAGCTGTATGACCTCACCGGCGTACTGCTGCCGGACACCCCGCCGTTTGAAACGGACGGGCATCTGGTCGCTAAAATCGACACCGAAAAATCGTCCGTTTTTGACTACCGGGATTTTAACGGCCGGATCGGCGACAGCGACATCCACGGCACGCTGACCTACACCACCGGAAAACCGCGCCCGAAACTGGAAGGGGATGTCGAGTCCCGACAGCTGCGGCTGGCCGATCTCGGCCCGCTGATTGGCGTGGATTCGGGCAAAGGCACAAAGTCGAAAGAGGTCAAAAAGGACGTTCAGCCTGCGGGTAAAGTATTGCCTTACGATCGTTTCGAAACCGACAAATGGAACGTGATGGATGCCGATGTGCGCTTCAAAGGCGGAAAAATTGAGCATGGCAGCACGCTGCCGATCAGCAATCTTTCAACCCATATTCTCCTCAAAAACGCCGACCTTCGCCTGCAGCCGCTGAAGTTCGGCATGGCGGGCGGGACGATTTCCTCAAACATTCACCTGGAAGGCGATAAGAAGCCGATGCAGGGCCGGGCGGAGATCCAGGCTCGCAGGCTGAAGCTGAAGGAGCTGATGCCGAACGTCGAGCTGATGCAGAAAACCCTCGGCGAAATGAACGGAGATGCCGACATCCGCGGCGTGGGGAACTCGGTAGCGGCGCTGCTGGGCAGCGGCAACGGTAACCTGAAGCTGCTGATGAACGACGGGCTGGTGAGCCGCAACCTGATGGAGATCCTGGGGCTGAACGTCGGCAACTTTGTCATCGGGCAAATTTTCGGCGATGACGAGGTGCGGGTGAACTGTGCAGCGGCCAATCTCGATCTGGTCAACGGCGTGGCGCGCCCGCAGATTTTTGCCTTCGACACGGAAAACGCGGTGATCAACGTGACCGGTACCGCCAGCATGGCCTCGGAGCAGCTGGATTTGACCATCGATCCGGAAAGTAAGGGGATCCGCATCATCACCCTGCGCTCGCCGCTTTACGTACGCGGCACCTTCAAAAATCCGCAGGCGGGCGTCAAGCCCGGACCGCTGATTGCGCGCGGTGCGGTGGCTGCGGCCCTTGCGACGCTGGTCACCCCGGCTGCCGCGCTGCTGGCGCTGATTTCGCCGTCAGAAGGTGAGGCCAACCAGTGCCGGACGATTTTGTCGCAGATGAAGAAGTAA
- a CDS encoding M16 family metallopeptidase → MQGTKIRLLTGGLLMMAAASYVQADALQPDPAWQQGTLANGFQWQVLATPQRPSDRIEIRLSVNTGSLTESTQQTGFSHFIPRLALTQSGSLQAVQVRSLWQQAIDPKRPLPPAVVSYDYTMFNLSLPNNRNDLLKEALTYLSDASGNLAITPDTVNYALSNSDMVATWPGDTKEGWWRYRLKGSTLLGHDPAEPLKQPVDAEQVKSFYQKWYTPDAMTLIVVGNVDSRAVVEQINKAFGDLKGKRETPAPVPTLSPLRAEPVSIMTDTVRQDRLSVMWDSAWQPIRESAALLRYWRADLAREALFWHVQQTLSKSNMKNIGLGFDCRVLFQRAQCAINVESPGDKLNANLGVVAKELAKVRKEGLSEEEFNALVAQKKLELQKLFATYARADTDILISQRIRSLQNQVVDIAPEQYQKLRQDFLNGLTVDMINQDLRQQLSQDMALILMQPKGEPEYDMKELQKTWDSIMASAPQPATAADDLHPDATDIPQGQ, encoded by the coding sequence ATGCAGGGCACAAAAATTCGACTCTTAACCGGCGGTTTGCTGATGATGGCAGCAGCCAGTTATGTGCAGGCAGATGCGCTCCAGCCAGACCCGGCCTGGCAACAAGGGACATTAGCGAACGGTTTTCAGTGGCAGGTGTTAGCCACGCCGCAGCGTCCAAGTGACCGTATTGAAATCCGTCTGTCTGTTAATACCGGCTCCCTCACGGAAAGCACCCAGCAAACCGGTTTTAGCCACTTTATTCCCCGGCTGGCGCTCACGCAGAGCGGCAGCCTGCAAGCCGTTCAGGTGCGTTCACTCTGGCAGCAGGCCATCGATCCGAAACGCCCGCTTCCTCCGGCTGTTGTCTCCTATGACTACACCATGTTTAACCTGAGCCTGCCTAATAACCGCAACGACCTGCTTAAAGAAGCGCTGACCTATCTCTCCGATGCCTCTGGCAATCTGGCGATTACGCCGGACACCGTCAACTATGCGCTGAGCAACAGCGACATGGTCGCGACGTGGCCTGGGGATACCAAAGAGGGCTGGTGGCGTTATCGCCTTAAGGGCTCAACGTTGCTGGGTCACGATCCGGCCGAACCGCTGAAACAGCCCGTGGACGCCGAACAGGTCAAATCGTTCTACCAGAAGTGGTACACCCCGGACGCGATGACGCTGATTGTCGTGGGTAACGTGGACAGCCGCGCGGTGGTTGAGCAGATCAACAAAGCGTTTGGCGATTTGAAAGGCAAGCGTGAAACGCCTGCCCCGGTTCCGACACTCTCTCCGCTGCGCGCCGAGCCTGTCAGCATCATGACGGACACCGTGCGTCAGGACCGACTCTCCGTGATGTGGGATAGCGCCTGGCAGCCCATCCGCGAGTCCGCCGCGCTGCTGCGCTACTGGCGTGCCGACCTGGCGCGTGAGGCGTTGTTCTGGCACGTCCAGCAGACGCTGAGCAAAAGCAATATGAAGAATATCGGTCTTGGCTTTGACTGCCGCGTGCTGTTCCAGCGTGCGCAATGTGCCATTAACGTTGAATCACCGGGCGATAAGCTGAATGCGAATCTGGGCGTGGTCGCGAAGGAGCTGGCAAAAGTGCGTAAAGAGGGCCTCTCTGAAGAGGAGTTCAACGCGCTGGTGGCCCAGAAAAAACTGGAGCTGCAGAAGCTGTTTGCGACCTACGCGCGCGCCGATACCGATATTCTTATCAGCCAGCGCATTCGCTCCCTGCAGAATCAGGTGGTGGACATTGCGCCTGAGCAGTACCAGAAGCTTCGTCAGGACTTCCTGAACGGTCTGACCGTGGATATGATCAATCAGGATTTACGTCAGCAGCTGTCGCAGGATATGGCATTGATCCTTATGCAGCCGAAAGGCGAGCCGGAATATGACATGAAGGAACTTCAGAAGACCTGGGATTCCATTATGGCTTCCGCGCCGCAGCCGGCGACCGCAGCGGATGATCTACACCCGGACGCGACGGATATTCCGCAAGGGCAGTAA
- the yhjD gene encoding inner membrane protein YhjD, with product MTSEKNPQRPTQHLEYEPVKKMETGPEEDRSPGTASKALGTVTGIAARIQQFPMVAHLIRATERFNDRMGNQFGAAITYFSFLSMIPILMVSFAAAGFVLASHPTLLQDIFNKILNNVSDPTLAGTLKSTINTAVQQRTTVGIVGLMIALYSGVNWMGNLREAIRAQSRDVWERKPQDQEKIWVKYLRDFVSLIGLLVALIVTLSITSVAGSAQQMIISALYLDYIEWLKPAWRGIGLAISVFANYLLFFWIFWRLPRHRPRKKALIRGTLIAAIGFEVIKIVMTYTLPSLVKSPSGAAFGSVLGLMAFFYFFARLTLFCAAWIATAEYKDDPRMPGKTHR from the coding sequence GTGACGTCGGAAAAGAACCCGCAACGACCCACCCAACATTTAGAATATGAACCCGTCAAAAAGATGGAGACCGGGCCTGAGGAGGACAGGTCTCCGGGTACCGCCAGCAAAGCGCTGGGGACCGTCACCGGCATCGCCGCGAGAATTCAGCAGTTCCCCATGGTTGCGCATTTGATACGCGCGACCGAACGCTTCAACGACCGCATGGGAAACCAGTTTGGCGCGGCCATCACCTATTTTTCCTTCCTGTCGATGATTCCGATCCTGATGGTGTCGTTTGCGGCGGCCGGTTTTGTACTCGCGTCGCACCCGACGCTGCTGCAGGATATTTTCAATAAGATCCTGAATAACGTCAGCGACCCGACCCTTGCCGGCACGCTCAAAAGCACCATCAATACCGCCGTTCAGCAGCGTACTACCGTCGGCATCGTCGGCTTGATGATCGCCCTTTACTCCGGCGTTAACTGGATGGGCAACCTGCGCGAGGCCATTCGCGCCCAGTCGCGCGACGTCTGGGAGCGTAAGCCGCAGGATCAGGAGAAAATTTGGGTTAAGTATCTTCGCGATTTTGTTTCGCTGATTGGCCTGCTGGTCGCGCTCATCGTGACGCTTTCCATTACCTCGGTGGCGGGCTCGGCGCAGCAGATGATCATCTCCGCGCTCTACCTTGACTACATCGAATGGCTGAAGCCCGCCTGGCGCGGCATTGGGCTGGCGATTTCCGTCTTTGCCAACTACCTGCTGTTCTTCTGGATCTTCTGGCGCTTGCCCCGCCATCGTCCGCGTAAGAAGGCGCTGATCCGCGGTACGCTGATTGCGGCGATCGGCTTTGAGGTGATTAAAATCGTGATGACCTACACCTTGCCGTCACTGGTTAAATCCCCTTCCGGCGCGGCGTTTGGCTCGGTGCTGGGGCTGATGGCGTTCTTCTACTTCTTTGCGCGTTTGACCCTGTTCTGCGCGGCGTGGATTGCCACCGCCGAGTATAAAGACGACCCAAGAATGCCGGGTAAAACGCACCGGTAA
- a CDS encoding MFS transporter produces MQATATTLDSETESVPVNSRNKVVVASLIGTAIEFFDFYIYATAAVIVFPHIFFPQGDPTAATLQSLATFAIAFVARPIGSALFGHFGDRIGRKVTLVASLLTMGISTVAIGLLPTYETIGILAPVLLALARFGQGLGLGGEWGGAALLATENAPARKRALYGSFPQLGAPIGFFFANGTFLLLSWLLTDEQFMSWGWRIPFIFSAVLVLIGLYVRVSLHETPVFAKVAAANKQVKVPMGTLLTKHLRVTVLGTFIMLATYTLFYIMTVYSMTFSTAAAPVGLGLPRNEVLWMLMMAVIGFGVMVPIAGLLADKFGRRASMITITTLIILFALFVFPPLLGSGSPALVMAYLLIGLSLMGLTFGPMGALLPELFPTEVRYTGASFSYNVSSILGASVAPYIATWLQANYGLFYVGVYLAAMAALTLIALLLTHETKHQAL; encoded by the coding sequence ATGCAAGCAACCGCCACCACACTCGACTCAGAAACGGAAAGCGTTCCGGTAAATTCGCGCAATAAAGTTGTCGTCGCCTCGCTGATTGGCACCGCCATCGAGTTCTTCGACTTTTACATTTACGCCACCGCGGCGGTCATCGTTTTCCCGCATATTTTCTTCCCGCAGGGCGACCCGACGGCGGCCACGCTGCAGTCGCTGGCGACCTTTGCGATCGCGTTTGTTGCGCGTCCGATTGGCTCTGCGCTGTTTGGACACTTTGGCGATCGCATTGGCCGCAAAGTCACCCTGGTGGCCTCGCTGCTGACGATGGGTATCTCCACCGTCGCCATCGGCCTGCTGCCGACATATGAAACCATCGGCATTCTGGCACCGGTCCTGCTGGCGCTGGCGCGTTTTGGTCAGGGTCTGGGCCTTGGCGGTGAATGGGGCGGCGCGGCGCTGCTGGCCACCGAGAACGCCCCGGCGCGCAAGCGCGCGCTGTATGGTTCCTTCCCGCAGCTTGGCGCACCGATTGGCTTCTTCTTCGCCAACGGGACGTTCCTGCTGCTCTCCTGGCTGCTGACGGACGAACAGTTCATGAGCTGGGGCTGGCGTATTCCGTTTATCTTCTCAGCCGTACTGGTGCTGATTGGCCTGTATGTGCGCGTTTCTCTGCATGAGACGCCTGTTTTCGCGAAAGTGGCCGCGGCGAACAAGCAGGTGAAAGTGCCGATGGGCACGCTGCTGACCAAACATCTCCGCGTGACCGTGCTGGGCACGTTTATCATGCTGGCCACCTACACGCTGTTCTACATCATGACCGTCTACTCCATGACCTTCAGCACCGCCGCCGCGCCGGTTGGGCTGGGGCTGCCGCGTAACGAAGTGCTGTGGATGCTGATGATGGCGGTGATCGGGTTTGGCGTGATGGTTCCGATTGCGGGCCTGCTGGCGGATAAGTTCGGTCGTCGCGCGAGCATGATTACCATCACCACGCTGATTATTCTGTTTGCTCTGTTCGTCTTCCCACCGCTGCTGGGTTCAGGCAGTCCGGCGCTGGTGATGGCCTATCTGCTGATTGGCCTGAGCCTGATGGGGCTGACCTTCGGCCCGATGGGCGCGCTGCTGCCCGAGCTGTTCCCAACGGAAGTGCGTTATACCGGCGCGTCGTTCTCCTATAACGTCTCGTCTATTCTGGGTGCGTCCGTCGCACCGTATATCGCCACCTGGCTGCAGGCGAACTATGGTCTGTTCTACGTGGGGGTTTATCTGGCGGCGATGGCGGCGCTGACGCTGATTGCGCTGCTGCTGACGCATGAGACTAAGCACCAGGCTCTGTAA
- a CDS encoding response regulator transcription factor — protein MRVIMFDRQSLFIHGAIHSLQALIPEIDITGTCQADDLWAQVSDSPSAIVMIDGNVIQDDGIALLETLTQRFPAIRVVLVLAKKEARWVEQLRQRNVMAIIPRNAHPERFSAVLDSVSRGMVCFPGEWVKEPSSPQALLSLSERQRDVLKLLAAGESNKEIGRNLNISAATVKAHLEALFRRLDVKNRTQAALYYTRATA, from the coding sequence ATGCGAGTAATCATGTTTGACAGGCAGTCACTCTTTATTCACGGAGCGATACACAGTCTTCAGGCGTTAATTCCGGAAATAGATATCACAGGGACCTGTCAGGCAGACGATTTATGGGCGCAGGTTTCCGATTCGCCGTCAGCTATCGTCATGATTGACGGGAATGTCATCCAGGATGACGGGATCGCTTTGCTGGAAACGTTGACGCAACGCTTTCCGGCGATACGCGTGGTACTGGTTTTGGCGAAAAAAGAGGCCAGATGGGTTGAGCAATTGCGGCAGCGAAACGTCATGGCCATTATTCCCCGAAATGCCCACCCCGAGCGGTTTTCCGCCGTGCTGGATTCGGTATCCAGAGGGATGGTCTGTTTTCCGGGTGAGTGGGTCAAAGAGCCGTCGTCGCCCCAGGCGTTATTATCCCTGAGCGAACGTCAGCGCGACGTGTTGAAATTGCTGGCAGCGGGAGAGTCAAACAAAGAGATTGGACGCAATCTCAACATTAGCGCGGCCACGGTGAAAGCGCACCTCGAGGCGCTTTTCCGGCGGCTGGACGTGAAAAACAGAACGCAGGCAGCGCTGTACTACACCCGGGCGACGGCCTGA
- a CDS encoding lysozyme, with protein MKGHALKISSAAIALIKKHQGLSLEKYRDESSLWVIGYGHVIRDRAHFHGPITPAEAEDLLHDDIQRCETLLRESVTRPLTQQQHDALVMMIFSFGEMPSLPNAIFQAVARV; from the coding sequence ATGAAAGGTCATGCGCTGAAAATATCTTCTGCCGCCATTGCGTTAATAAAAAAACATCAGGGTCTTTCTTTGGAGAAATATCGTGACGAAAGCAGTTTATGGGTTATCGGCTATGGCCACGTCATCCGCGATCGGGCGCATTTTCACGGCCCCATCACGCCAGCCGAGGCAGAGGATTTGCTGCATGACGATATTCAGCGGTGTGAGACGCTGCTGCGGGAAAGTGTGACCCGTCCATTAACCCAACAGCAGCATGATGCGCTGGTTATGATGATATTCAGTTTCGGAGAGATGCCTTCGCTCCCAAACGCGATTTTTCAGGCCGTCGCCCGGGTGTAG
- a CDS encoding GNAT family N-acetyltransferase, with protein sequence MPVLITPRLTCSPLQEQDWPFFLALQQHPDVMRFVAQDRPVAAIREAFDSRLTPWVPGSAHWLCLVVRDTASQTPLGVTGYIHRDEDCAEVGFLFAPEAQGKGYGFESLKALCDYAFHQGGIRRLTATVTAGNLASRRLLEKNRFSLEGELRESYYLAGRWQNDWLFGLLQQEYLNYNF encoded by the coding sequence ATGCCGGTTTTAATTACCCCTCGCCTGACCTGTTCGCCTTTGCAGGAACAAGACTGGCCCTTTTTTCTGGCATTGCAGCAGCATCCCGATGTTATGCGCTTTGTGGCGCAAGACCGCCCCGTCGCGGCGATCCGCGAGGCGTTTGATTCGCGCCTGACGCCCTGGGTCCCGGGCAGCGCGCACTGGCTTTGTCTCGTCGTACGTGATACAGCCTCACAGACCCCGCTGGGCGTCACCGGGTATATTCATCGGGACGAGGATTGCGCCGAAGTGGGCTTCCTTTTTGCACCCGAGGCGCAGGGGAAAGGTTACGGCTTTGAATCCCTGAAAGCGCTTTGCGATTACGCTTTTCATCAGGGCGGGATACGTCGACTCACCGCCACGGTCACCGCGGGGAACCTTGCGTCAAGACGCCTGCTGGAAAAAAACCGCTTTAGTCTGGAAGGCGAATTACGCGAGAGCTATTACCTTGCGGGGCGCTGGCAAAATGACTGGTTATTTGGTTTATTACAGCAGGAATACCTGAATTATAATTTCTGA
- the pdeH gene encoding cyclic-guanylate-specific phosphodiesterase: MKSEQVIQRLSTTPEASIENLQEHRYWLQCERAYTYQPIYRTDGRLMAIEILTVVTHPSNPTQRIAPDRYFAEVAVRQRLDVLEEQLRMLATKHAFFEQHNILASVNVDGPTLLALRQNAKLQALIATLPWMRFELVEHVRLPQDSSFASICEYGPLWLDDFGTGMANFSALSEVRYDYIKVARDLFIMLRQTPEGRNLFTLLLQLMNRYCQGVIVEGVETLEEWRDVQNSPAAAAQGYYLSRPVPMDRLDNVITTL, translated from the coding sequence ATGAAGTCAGAGCAGGTTATCCAGCGGCTGAGCACTACGCCTGAGGCAAGTATTGAGAACTTGCAGGAGCATCGCTACTGGCTGCAATGCGAGCGTGCGTACACCTATCAGCCGATCTACCGAACAGACGGTCGACTGATGGCCATTGAAATTTTGACCGTCGTAACGCATCCCTCCAACCCTACCCAGCGCATCGCGCCGGATCGCTATTTTGCCGAGGTTGCCGTCCGCCAGCGTCTGGACGTGCTGGAAGAGCAGCTTCGTATGCTGGCGACGAAGCACGCCTTTTTCGAGCAGCACAATATCCTCGCCTCGGTGAACGTCGATGGCCCAACCCTGCTGGCGCTGCGGCAAAACGCGAAGCTGCAGGCGCTGATCGCTACTCTGCCCTGGATGCGTTTTGAGCTGGTGGAGCACGTCCGCCTGCCGCAGGATTCCTCGTTTGCTTCCATATGCGAGTACGGCCCGCTGTGGCTGGACGACTTTGGCACCGGCATGGCGAACTTCTCCGCCCTGAGTGAAGTGCGTTACGACTACATTAAAGTGGCCCGCGATCTGTTCATCATGCTGCGTCAGACCCCGGAAGGGCGGAATCTGTTTACGCTGTTATTACAGCTGATGAACCGCTATTGCCAGGGCGTGATTGTGGAAGGTGTGGAAACGCTGGAAGAGTGGCGCGATGTGCAAAACTCCCCCGCAGCGGCGGCGCAAGGCTATTATCTCTCCCGCCCGGTACCCATGGATCGCCTCGATAACGTGATAACGACCCTCTGA